From the Leptotrichia sp. oral taxon 221 genome, one window contains:
- a CDS encoding DUF5362 family protein → MDNNFSDNRNSFLEMTFFNSINWISVIHKIIGIILMIQGGMISLTIIGAIIGVPIIFAGKNLFASGGNLSDYKFSKSMNEIKKFFINYKKYWKIIFMIYIAGIVSVVLFIGILVFSVINASKALPKSDPNDGIASISTTNDNNTNTTNTTTDQSSNDQSAPELDELHKLMEEVVTNGNTDALNKYSKDQLRLLRNTLYAEKGYIFTGDLKNYFDSKSWYHGTVVDQDTIQLTDYEKAFINAIREKEGLPNINNDGSVSQTQTSNDSGEELEELHEVMDEVVNGNESVLENYSKEKLRLLRNTLYAEKGYIFTGDLKGYFKSKPWYHGHISNQDSIPLSSEEKVFVDAIKRYENQ, encoded by the coding sequence ATGGATAATAATTTTTCAGATAACAGAAATAGTTTTTTAGAGATGACATTTTTTAATTCGATTAATTGGATATCGGTTATACATAAAATAATAGGAATTATTTTGATGATACAAGGTGGAATGATATCACTTACAATAATAGGGGCAATAATAGGGGTTCCAATAATATTTGCAGGAAAAAATTTATTTGCATCAGGTGGGAATTTATCAGATTATAAATTTAGCAAAAGTATGAATGAGATTAAGAAATTTTTTATTAATTACAAAAAATACTGGAAAATAATATTTATGATATATATTGCAGGAATAGTTTCAGTAGTTTTGTTTATTGGTATTTTAGTATTTTCAGTAATTAATGCTTCAAAAGCATTACCAAAAAGTGATCCAAATGATGGAATAGCTTCGATTTCAACAACTAATGACAATAATACAAATACTACAAATACTACAACAGATCAATCAAGCAATGATCAATCAGCACCTGAATTAGATGAATTACATAAATTAATGGAAGAAGTTGTTACAAATGGTAATACAGATGCATTGAATAAATATTCAAAAGATCAGTTGAGATTATTGAGAAATACGTTGTATGCAGAAAAAGGTTATATTTTTACGGGAGATTTGAAAAATTATTTTGATTCAAAATCTTGGTATCACGGAACTGTAGTTGATCAAGATACAATTCAATTAACAGATTACGAAAAAGCCTTTATTAATGCAATAAGAGAAAAAGAAGGATTGCCAAATATTAATAATGATGGTTCTGTATCACAAACACAAACATCAAATGATAGTGGAGAAGAATTGGAAGAATTGCATGAAGTAATGGATGAAGTAGTAAATGGAAATGAATCAGTATTAGAAAATTATTCTAAAGAAAAACTTCGATTATTAAGAAACACATTGTATGCAGAAAAAGGTTATATTTTTACAGGAGATTTGAAAGGATATTTCAAATCAAAACCTTGGTATCATGGACATATTTCAAATCAAGATTCAATACCTTTATCGAGTGAAGAAAAAGTGTTTGTAGATGCGATAAAAAGATATGAAAATCAATAG
- a CDS encoding DUF5362 family protein — MEDNDKNFEMEIASKRGKEALMKEAERVEDIENGIGYTDNSNQEDYDLNHDNQYSQNNEYGNMNGYQEVNEKEFMNSINWIINIHKIFGILGIIQGVLASLSIVGLVTGIPMIIASMKLMDTSKILFNYKITREESNLKMFFDEYKKYWVILLVSMLISIILMIIGFVAFAGTIAALLGTFSGGHTGYEY; from the coding sequence ATGGAAGATAATGATAAAAATTTTGAGATGGAAATAGCGAGTAAAAGGGGAAAAGAGGCACTAATGAAAGAGGCAGAACGGGTAGAAGATATAGAAAATGGGATTGGATATACAGATAATTCTAACCAAGAAGATTATGATCTAAATCATGATAATCAATATAGCCAGAACAACGAATATGGGAATATGAATGGCTATCAAGAAGTAAATGAAAAGGAATTTATGAATTCTATAAATTGGATTATAAATATTCATAAAATATTTGGAATATTGGGGATAATTCAAGGAGTATTGGCGTCGTTAAGCATAGTTGGATTAGTAACGGGAATTCCTATGATTATAGCTAGTATGAAATTGATGGATACAAGTAAGATTTTATTTAATTATAAAATTACTAGAGAAGAGTCGAATTTAAAAATGTTTTTTGATGAGTATAAAAAATACTGGGTAATTTTGTTAGTATCAATGTTGATTTCAATTATATTAATGATAATTGGATTTGTAGCATTTGCAGGAACAATAGCAGCACTTCTTGGTACTTTCTCAGGTGGACATACAGGATATGAATATTAA
- a CDS encoding ComEC/Rec2 family competence protein, producing the protein MLEKVIGKSGVEEFRKIWNKKLSLEDFKKIISFGTLLALGVILFNCYLKYVTFNGELKGEKILYVKIDGSTGAVQKVNNKYLGKQASIKNTKNLSYGYYLMRFDVKKVVTKKGFTTIEGKIMGYKESKLNNFRRYILNIFDDLFMTEENLYAFSRAAVLGEKSEVSKDMKDKFKYTGLAHLIVISGTHISLVVIGIVKILDTVNLAYKWKYIFSLIALTLYCTLVGMSPGILRAYIMGAMMILARILFQQEDSKKSLMISLIVILVLNPYAITDISMQLSYAAVIAIIFVYPHIERILNIKFLEKMENGILKDSLKLTILSLCIQIVSMPLFLYYFEKLPLFSFLLNIIGVPIGTILIEALFSITLLNILKLKFLNFIFVPVAQAIYNAFEGFIFMGSKIPMLQLNVAGKIDLWMVFVYYILLIVGVIFVRNVGFEIEDEIKKRSIKKY; encoded by the coding sequence ATGTTGGAGAAAGTAATTGGGAAAAGTGGAGTTGAGGAATTTAGAAAAATTTGGAATAAAAAATTATCGCTGGAAGATTTTAAGAAAATTATAAGTTTTGGGACATTGTTGGCGTTGGGAGTGATTTTGTTTAATTGCTATTTGAAGTATGTTACTTTTAATGGAGAGCTGAAAGGCGAGAAGATTTTGTATGTGAAAATTGATGGTTCTACTGGGGCGGTTCAGAAAGTGAATAATAAATATTTGGGGAAACAAGCGAGTATTAAAAATACTAAAAATTTGAGTTATGGGTATTATTTAATGCGATTTGATGTGAAAAAAGTTGTTACGAAAAAGGGATTTACGACAATTGAAGGAAAAATTATGGGATACAAGGAATCAAAATTGAATAATTTTAGAAGGTATATTTTAAATATTTTTGATGATTTGTTCATGACGGAAGAAAATCTTTATGCGTTTTCACGAGCGGCAGTTTTAGGGGAAAAATCGGAAGTTTCCAAGGATATGAAGGATAAATTTAAGTATACGGGATTGGCACATTTGATTGTAATTTCAGGAACGCATATTAGTTTAGTCGTAATTGGAATTGTGAAAATTTTGGATACTGTGAATTTAGCATACAAGTGGAAGTATATTTTTTCGTTGATTGCGTTGACTCTTTATTGTACTTTGGTTGGAATGTCTCCAGGAATTTTGAGGGCGTATATTATGGGAGCGATGATGATTTTGGCTAGAATTTTGTTTCAACAAGAAGATAGTAAAAAATCGCTTATGATTTCTCTAATTGTGATTTTGGTGTTAAATCCGTATGCGATAACAGATATTTCGATGCAATTGTCATACGCAGCTGTGATTGCGATTATTTTTGTGTACCCACATATAGAAAGAATTTTAAATATCAAATTTTTGGAAAAAATGGAAAATGGAATTTTGAAGGACAGCCTAAAATTAACGATTTTAAGCCTTTGTATTCAAATTGTAAGTATGCCATTATTTTTGTATTATTTTGAAAAATTGCCATTGTTTTCATTTTTATTGAATATTATTGGAGTTCCGATTGGAACTATTTTGATCGAAGCATTATTTTCAATAACCTTATTAAATATTTTAAAATTAAAATTTTTAAATTTTATTTTTGTGCCAGTAGCACAAGCGATTTACAATGCTTTTGAAGGATTTATTTTTATGGGAAGTAAAATTCCTATGTTGCAGTTGAATGTAGCTGGGAAAATAGATTTATGGATGGTTTTTGTGTATTATATTTTGTTGATTGTTGGAGTGATTTTTGTGAGAAATGTTGGTTTTGAAATTGAGGATGAAATTAAAAAAAGAAGTATTAAAAAATATTGA
- a CDS encoding type II secretion system protein, with translation MKKRGNDGFTLVEVLLYTSIVVILFSIVSISLQKQKEKQEFAIQKRNISQFVRKIQQYSQHNKKEYILDFQISKKTVFFRENTKDIIDKMVISDQISYMTNNTKKNDDFVRSTTNEGNFERGFSIYLLNKKGDKIFYRISTNTINAAKFPIISIYKAKEPINVKDDYSKSVLWEKEL, from the coding sequence GTGAAAAAGAGAGGGAATGATGGGTTTACGCTCGTTGAGGTTTTGTTATACACGTCGATTGTTGTGATTTTATTTTCGATTGTTTCGATTAGTTTGCAGAAACAGAAGGAAAAACAGGAGTTTGCAATTCAAAAGAGAAATATAAGTCAGTTTGTTAGGAAGATTCAGCAGTATTCACAACATAATAAAAAAGAATATATTTTAGATTTTCAGATTTCTAAAAAAACAGTTTTTTTTAGAGAAAATACAAAAGATATTATAGATAAAATGGTTATTTCTGATCAAATTTCATATATGACAAATAACACGAAGAAAAATGATGATTTTGTTAGAAGTACGACTAATGAAGGGAATTTTGAGAGAGGATTTTCGATTTATTTGTTGAATAAAAAAGGTGACAAAATATTTTATAGAATTTCTACGAATACGATAAATGCTGCGAAATTTCCGATTATTAGTATTTACAAGGCGAAGGAGCCGATTAACGTAAAGGATGATTATTCGAAATCGGTTTTGTGGGAAAAGGAGTTGTAA
- a CDS encoding DUF4125 family protein: MSEEKMTEEQENRLKERLIEQILEREWMFFQMVHHTEGRAECQNNPDEFVVMRKSQWETMPINILRSYLEDLILAKHKEINIVGEKYARMMEFSAPDEYAQIKDFITPISQEKKDLVNEIVEIYLKWEEDMIEKYPKLASRARPLHSKDDTPNYVSIETYLKGELSSYSVKTLKLYFEYIQESLNQGINLAKKNLENIAKMKGYESLEDVEKTLV, translated from the coding sequence ATGAGCGAAGAAAAAATGACTGAAGAGCAAGAAAATAGGTTAAAAGAGAGATTAATAGAGCAAATATTAGAGAGAGAATGGATGTTTTTTCAAATGGTTCATCATACAGAAGGAAGAGCTGAATGTCAGAATAATCCTGATGAATTTGTTGTTATGAGAAAAAGTCAGTGGGAAACAATGCCAATTAATATTTTGAGAAGTTATTTGGAAGATTTGATTTTGGCAAAACACAAGGAAATTAACATCGTTGGAGAAAAATATGCTCGAATGATGGAATTTAGTGCACCAGATGAATACGCTCAAATAAAGGACTTCATAACACCGATTTCTCAAGAGAAAAAAGATTTAGTGAATGAAATTGTGGAAATTTATTTGAAATGGGAAGAAGACATGATTGAGAAGTATCCAAAATTGGCTTCTCGTGCTAGACCTTTACATTCAAAGGACGACACTCCAAATTATGTTTCGATTGAAACTTACTTGAAAGGAGAGTTATCATCGTATTCTGTAAAAACCTTGAAATTGTATTTTGAATACATTCAGGAATCATTGAATCAGGGAATTAATTTAGCAAAGAAAAATTTGGAAAATATTGCTAAGATGAAAGGTTATGAATCTTTGGAAGATGTGGAAAAAACGTTGGTTTAA
- a CDS encoding DUF4037 domain-containing protein, whose protein sequence is MEKMKGLELSRKYVEGIYLPFLKEEFPELLERMAIGLVGEGSECFGFDDEISRDHDFGPSCCIWLLPKDFEKYGVQLEQKLRELPKEFMGFPALVVSEYGDDRRGVLNMNDWYYKFLGMEDAPESLYDWRLIPENSLATATNGEVFFDNLGKFTEIRDKLKKYFPEDIRRNKIATRCMKIAQSGQYNFLRCMQREEFVAARLAETEFISEAIHMIYLLNKEYLPFYKWQHRGLKRLKILGFKTHAMLNELVKAPFDNARLKVQIIEKICGDIIEELKNQNLVNPYMQSDFLQDYGPLVQQSIQDEKLRNWPPMLD, encoded by the coding sequence ATGGAGAAAATGAAAGGATTGGAACTTTCAAGAAAATATGTTGAGGGAATTTATCTTCCATTTTTAAAAGAGGAATTTCCTGAATTGTTGGAAAGAATGGCGATTGGACTGGTTGGAGAAGGTTCGGAATGTTTTGGATTTGATGATGAAATTTCTAGGGATCATGATTTTGGACCATCTTGCTGTATTTGGTTGCTGCCTAAGGACTTTGAAAAATATGGAGTTCAGTTGGAGCAAAAATTGAGGGAGCTTCCGAAAGAATTTATGGGATTTCCAGCGTTGGTTGTGAGTGAGTATGGTGATGATAGAAGAGGAGTTCTTAATATGAACGATTGGTATTACAAATTTTTGGGAATGGAAGATGCACCAGAGAGCTTGTATGATTGGCGTTTAATTCCAGAAAATTCATTGGCAACAGCTACGAATGGAGAAGTTTTTTTTGATAATTTGGGAAAATTTACAGAAATTCGTGATAAATTGAAAAAGTATTTTCCTGAAGATATTCGGCGTAATAAAATTGCAACGAGATGTATGAAAATTGCACAGTCTGGGCAATATAATTTTTTGAGATGTATGCAACGTGAGGAATTTGTGGCAGCACGATTGGCTGAAACAGAATTTATTTCTGAGGCGATTCATATGATTTATTTGTTAAATAAAGAATATTTGCCATTTTACAAGTGGCAGCATAGAGGATTGAAAAGGTTGAAAATATTGGGATTTAAGACACATGCAATGTTGAATGAGTTGGTGAAGGCTCCATTTGATAATGCAAGATTGAAAGTGCAAATAATTGAAAAAATTTGTGGCGATATTATCGAGGAATTGAAAAATCAAAATCTTGTAAATCCATATATGCAAAGTGATTTTCTGCAAGATTACGGGCCTTTGGTGCAACAATCGATTCAAGATGAAAAATTAAGAAATTGGCCGCCAATGTTGGATTAA
- a CDS encoding tetratricopeptide repeat protein: MEKERKNMSDIFEKKVRINELTQLRNSYMQQGKVIEEVAILKELAKLTEEVFGEESDENIKILNEVGGTLKYVSEFDEAVKSLLKAQKIIVKKYGKDTIPYATCNLNLAETYRFMGKNDEIEKLYLETMAIYEKNNLKNDYLYASVCNNLGLFYQGVGKYKEALELHEKSLKILENFPENGLQYATTLSNMVFPYAKVGESEKSHEVLEKSLKLIEKIVGKEHNLYSASLNNLAIQYFNDGNFEKALELFEKSAEICRNTFGENSANYQNLMENIKMVKEVLEQTK; encoded by the coding sequence GTGGAAAAAGAAAGGAAAAATATGTCAGATATATTTGAAAAAAAAGTAAGAATAAATGAATTAACTCAATTGAGAAATAGCTATATGCAACAGGGGAAAGTTATTGAAGAAGTTGCGATTTTAAAGGAATTGGCAAAATTGACTGAGGAAGTTTTTGGTGAAGAAAGTGATGAGAATATAAAAATATTGAATGAAGTTGGAGGAACTTTGAAATATGTGAGTGAGTTTGATGAAGCTGTGAAATCACTTTTGAAGGCGCAAAAAATTATTGTGAAAAAATACGGGAAAGATACAATTCCGTATGCAACTTGTAATTTGAATTTGGCTGAAACTTACCGTTTTATGGGGAAAAATGATGAAATTGAGAAATTGTATTTGGAAACAATGGCAATTTATGAGAAGAATAATTTGAAAAATGACTATTTGTATGCGAGTGTTTGTAATAATTTAGGGTTGTTCTATCAAGGTGTTGGAAAGTATAAGGAAGCGTTGGAATTGCATGAAAAAAGTTTGAAAATATTGGAAAATTTTCCAGAAAATGGATTGCAATATGCGACAACATTAAGCAATATGGTGTTTCCGTATGCAAAAGTTGGTGAAAGTGAAAAATCGCATGAAGTTTTGGAAAAATCATTGAAATTGATTGAAAAAATTGTTGGGAAAGAGCATAATTTGTATTCAGCGTCGTTGAATAATTTGGCAATTCAGTATTTTAATGATGGAAATTTTGAGAAGGCGTTGGAACTTTTTGAGAAAAGTGCGGAAATTTGTAGAAATACTTTTGGAGAGAATAGTGCAAATTATCAAAATTTGATGGAAAATATTAAGATGGTTAAGGAAGTTTTGGAGCAAACGAAGTAA
- the adhE gene encoding bifunctional acetaldehyde-CoA/alcohol dehydrogenase produces the protein MAEVKDLEGLKGLISRVRKAQEEFSTFDQETVDKIFRKVAQRINDERITLSKMAVEETGMGIIEDKVIKNHFASEYIYNKYKDEKTCGVLEEDKSYGVKKVATPIGIIAGVIPTTNPTSTAAFKILLTLKTRNGIILSPHPRAKKSTIYTAKIALEEAVKYGAPKDIIGWIDQPSVELSRELMQNADLILATGGPGMVKAAYSSGKPAIGVGAGNTPVVIDKTADIKMTVNYVLMSKTFDNGVICATEQAVIIDKEIYDVVRKEFLDRGAYILNEEEKDKVREILFINGNLNADVVGKSAYVIAKMAGLDIPKSSKVLIGEVDSVDIEEPFAHEKLSPVLAMYKGEDYQDSLAKAEALVELGGLGHTSALYVNLAEKEKIDEFGRKMKTGRTLINMPASLGAIGDVFNFKLEPSLTLGCGSWGGNSVSENIGVKHLINVKTIAERRENMLWFRIPEKVYFKYGSLPTALEELKGEHKKAFIVTDRALSELGYANHITKVLEEIGIDFRIFSDVKEDPLLSSTQEGAKAMLEYNPDVIIALGGGSAMDAAKIMWVLYEHPDTRFKDLAMRFMDIRKRILPFPKMGQKAKFIAVATSAGTGSEVTPFSIITDDETGVKYSLADYELTPNVAINDPELMLTMPKGLTVASGIDVFTHALESYVSVMATEYTKPYSLEAARLVFKYLPESVREGSYAIKAKEKMANASCLAGMAFANAFLGINHSLAHKLGGQFHIPHGVANALILEEVIKYNATDAPTKMGVFPQYRYPNAMQRYAEMSDHLGFGKDAKTKEEKVDKLIEGIMAIKKEIGIPQTIRDWGVPEKDFLEAVDEMALNAFDDQCTAANPRYPLISELKEILVRAYYGADYVPKTEEKVKKETKPASKSKKTKK, from the coding sequence ATGGCAGAAGTAAAAGATTTAGAAGGATTGAAAGGATTAATTAGTCGTGTTAGAAAAGCACAGGAGGAATTTTCAACTTTTGATCAAGAAACAGTAGATAAAATTTTTAGAAAAGTAGCTCAAAGAATTAATGATGAAAGAATAACATTATCAAAAATGGCAGTCGAAGAAACTGGAATGGGTATAATAGAAGATAAGGTTATAAAAAACCACTTTGCTTCAGAATATATTTATAATAAATATAAAGATGAAAAAACTTGTGGTGTTTTGGAAGAAGATAAATCTTATGGAGTAAAAAAAGTAGCCACTCCAATAGGAATTATTGCAGGGGTAATTCCCACAACTAACCCAACATCGACAGCAGCTTTCAAAATATTATTAACTTTGAAAACTAGAAATGGGATTATTTTGTCACCACACCCAAGAGCAAAAAAAAGTACAATTTATACAGCTAAAATTGCTTTGGAAGAAGCAGTTAAATATGGAGCACCAAAAGATATTATTGGTTGGATAGATCAACCAAGTGTTGAATTATCAAGAGAATTAATGCAAAATGCTGACTTGATTCTTGCGACTGGAGGACCTGGAATGGTTAAAGCGGCTTATTCATCAGGAAAACCAGCAATAGGAGTTGGAGCAGGGAATACGCCAGTTGTAATTGATAAAACAGCTGATATCAAAATGACGGTAAACTATGTTTTAATGTCTAAAACATTTGATAATGGTGTAATTTGTGCGACAGAACAAGCAGTAATCATTGATAAAGAAATTTATGATGTAGTTAGAAAAGAATTTTTAGATAGAGGTGCATACATCTTAAATGAAGAGGAAAAAGATAAAGTAAGAGAAATCTTGTTTATTAACGGGAACTTGAATGCAGATGTAGTTGGTAAGAGTGCTTATGTGATTGCTAAAATGGCAGGATTGGATATTCCTAAATCTTCGAAAGTGTTAATTGGAGAAGTTGATTCAGTGGATATTGAAGAACCATTTGCACATGAAAAATTGTCACCAGTATTGGCAATGTATAAAGGAGAAGATTATCAAGATTCATTAGCAAAAGCTGAGGCTTTGGTTGAATTAGGTGGATTAGGACATACTTCGGCACTTTATGTAAACTTGGCTGAAAAAGAAAAAATCGACGAATTCGGAAGAAAAATGAAAACGGGAAGAACTTTGATAAATATGCCAGCTTCATTAGGAGCAATTGGAGATGTATTTAACTTCAAATTAGAGCCATCATTGACTTTAGGATGTGGTTCTTGGGGAGGAAACTCTGTTTCTGAAAATATTGGAGTTAAGCATTTGATTAACGTAAAAACAATCGCAGAAAGAAGGGAAAATATGTTGTGGTTTAGAATACCTGAAAAAGTGTACTTTAAATATGGTTCATTACCAACTGCTCTAGAAGAATTGAAAGGTGAACATAAAAAAGCGTTTATTGTAACAGATAGAGCGTTATCTGAATTAGGGTATGCAAATCACATTACAAAAGTATTAGAAGAAATTGGAATTGATTTTAGAATTTTCTCTGATGTAAAAGAAGATCCGTTATTGAGTTCAACTCAAGAAGGAGCAAAAGCAATGTTAGAGTACAACCCAGATGTAATTATTGCACTTGGTGGAGGTTCAGCAATGGATGCTGCTAAAATCATGTGGGTATTGTACGAACACCCAGATACTAGATTTAAAGATTTAGCAATGAGATTTATGGATATTAGAAAAAGAATTTTACCATTCCCTAAAATGGGACAAAAAGCTAAATTTATAGCAGTTGCAACATCAGCTGGAACTGGTTCAGAAGTAACACCATTCTCAATTATAACTGATGACGAAACAGGAGTAAAATATTCATTAGCAGATTATGAATTGACACCAAATGTAGCAATAAATGATCCAGAATTAATGTTGACAATGCCAAAAGGTTTGACTGTAGCTTCAGGAATTGACGTATTTACACATGCTTTGGAATCTTATGTTTCTGTAATGGCAACTGAATATACAAAACCATATTCATTGGAAGCAGCAAGATTAGTATTTAAATATTTACCAGAATCAGTAAGAGAAGGATCATATGCAATTAAAGCAAAAGAAAAAATGGCAAATGCATCTTGTCTTGCAGGAATGGCGTTCGCAAATGCATTTTTAGGAATAAATCACTCATTAGCACATAAATTGGGAGGACAATTCCATATTCCACATGGAGTTGCAAATGCGTTGATTTTAGAAGAAGTTATTAAGTATAATGCAACTGATGCACCAACAAAAATGGGAGTTTTCCCACAATATAGATATCCAAATGCAATGCAAAGATATGCAGAAATGTCTGATCATTTAGGATTTGGAAAAGATGCTAAAACAAAAGAAGAAAAAGTAGATAAATTAATCGAAGGAATTATGGCAATTAAAAAAGAAATTGGAATACCACAAACAATTAGAGATTGGGGAGTACCTGAAAAAGACTTCTTGGAAGCTGTAGATGAAATGGCATTGAATGCATTTGATGACCAATGTACAGCAGCAAATCCTAGATACCCACTAATTTCTGAATTGAAAGAAATTCTAGTTAGAGCTTACTATGGAGCTGATTATGTTCCTAAAACTGAAGAAAAAGTAAAAAAAGAAACAAAACCAGCATCTAAAAGTAAAAAAACTAAAAAATAA
- a CDS encoding 5-formyltetrahydrofolate cyclo-ligase, which translates to MNNLKTNIRNNLIKQRNSLSINIVREYSDSIIKNLAPFIEKAQNIMIFMNMQNEVKISDLIEMYPTKTFFIPKIFPKRQMKINKYQKNELILHKFGYYESSSEKFYDEKILDLIIVPGLGFDLEKNRIGFGGGFYDTFLTQLRKDGIDIPFVAICYDFQIIEKVPVEGHDVKVDFIVTEKGIY; encoded by the coding sequence ATGAATAATTTAAAAACAAATATTAGAAATAATCTTATAAAACAACGAAATTCTCTATCTATCAATATCGTTCGTGAATATTCTGACTCAATAATAAAAAATTTAGCTCCTTTCATCGAAAAGGCCCAAAATATCATGATTTTCATGAACATGCAAAACGAAGTAAAAATTAGTGATTTAATTGAAATGTATCCCACTAAAACTTTTTTTATTCCAAAAATTTTTCCAAAAAGACAGATGAAAATCAACAAATATCAAAAAAACGAGTTAATTCTCCATAAATTTGGCTATTACGAATCTTCTTCAGAAAAGTTTTACGATGAAAAAATCCTCGATTTAATCATTGTTCCAGGACTTGGATTTGATTTAGAAAAAAATAGAATTGGTTTTGGAGGTGGATTTTATGATACATTTTTGACTCAACTGAGAAAAGATGGCATTGATATTCCATTTGTAGCGATTTGCTATGATTTTCAGATAATTGAAAAAGTTCCAGTTGAAGGACATGATGTGAAAGTAGATTTTATCGTAACTGAAAAGGGAATTTACTAG
- the nrdG gene encoding anaerobic ribonucleoside-triphosphate reductase activating protein — protein sequence MGQEFTLRLLNVYKETIVDGVGLRYSLYFSGCSHACPGCHNEYSWNPKHGTLLTFKRLEEIAEEINANTLLDGITISGGDPLFNPDEMLKVLKFLKEKTKKNIWLYTGYTLEQVKNDEKKKRCLEYIDVLVDGKFIQALHDPKLKFRGSSNQKIIKKADFY from the coding sequence ATGGGACAAGAATTCACTTTAAGATTGTTGAATGTGTATAAAGAGACGATAGTGGATGGTGTGGGATTGAGATATTCGCTATATTTTTCGGGATGTTCACATGCTTGTCCTGGCTGCCATAATGAGTATTCCTGGAATCCGAAACACGGAACATTATTGACTTTCAAAAGATTAGAAGAGATTGCAGAGGAGATAAATGCGAATACGCTATTGGATGGGATTACGATAAGTGGAGGAGATCCGTTGTTTAATCCGGATGAAATGTTGAAAGTTTTGAAGTTTTTGAAGGAAAAGACTAAAAAAAATATTTGGCTTTATACAGGATATACGCTTGAACAGGTTAAAAATGATGAGAAAAAAAAGCGTTGTTTAGAGTACATCGATGTTTTGGTGGATGGAAAATTTATACAAGCGTTGCATGATCCAAAATTAAAATTTAGAGGAAGCAGTAATCAGAAAATTATTAAGAAAGCAGATTTTTATTGA